The Microbacterium limosum genome contains a region encoding:
- a CDS encoding DUF1206 domain-containing protein has product MGSDTADGLARTTSSHPAVRVLARAGYAANGVVHLLIGAVVLAVAFGGSGEGDQQGAFRAIAQAPLGGVALWALALALAALTLWYIAEGILASGESTARRWGRRLAEWGKAIVYASLAATAVSIALGARPDGDESTRSMSRALLALPAGPFLVGAIGVGVVVVGGVFVVRGVTRGFLPKITPPGGILGRVVTATGVVGYIAKGVALAVVGALLTTAAVTVDPGASGGLDAAIKSLLALPFGTALVAAVGIGLIAYAVYCFFRARYARL; this is encoded by the coding sequence ATGGGTTCTGACACCGCCGACGGCCTCGCACGCACCACATCCTCCCATCCGGCCGTTCGTGTCCTGGCTCGCGCGGGCTACGCCGCCAACGGGGTCGTCCACCTGCTGATCGGCGCGGTGGTGCTCGCCGTGGCGTTCGGAGGCTCCGGCGAGGGCGACCAGCAGGGCGCCTTCCGTGCGATCGCACAGGCCCCGCTCGGCGGGGTCGCGCTGTGGGCCCTCGCTCTCGCGCTCGCGGCTCTGACGCTCTGGTACATCGCGGAGGGCATCCTCGCGTCGGGCGAGAGCACCGCGCGCCGGTGGGGACGCCGGCTCGCCGAATGGGGAAAGGCGATCGTCTACGCGTCGTTGGCGGCCACCGCGGTCTCGATCGCCCTGGGCGCACGCCCCGACGGCGACGAGAGCACGCGCAGCATGAGTCGGGCGCTGCTCGCACTGCCCGCAGGCCCCTTCCTCGTCGGAGCGATCGGGGTCGGCGTGGTCGTGGTCGGCGGCGTCTTCGTCGTCCGGGGAGTCACGCGCGGCTTCCTCCCGAAGATCACGCCGCCCGGCGGCATCCTGGGTCGCGTCGTCACCGCCACGGGCGTCGTCGGGTACATCGCGAAGGGCGTCGCGCTCGCCGTGGTCGGGGCCCTGCTCACGACCGCCGCCGTGACCGTGGACCCCGGCGCTTCGGGCGGCCTGGATGCTGCGATCAAGTCGCTCCTGGCCCTTCCCTTCGGTACCGCGCTCGTCGCGGCCGTCGGCATCGGACTCATCGCCTACGCGGTCTACTGCTTCTTCCGCGCGCGCTACGCCCGCCTCTGA
- the nusA gene encoding transcription termination factor NusA, protein MDIDLGLLRSIEREKEIPFDELVRIIEQAILTAYAKHTSSVGELPSGARAEVNRKTGHVAVFLPVTDEEGAVVGEEETTPDDFGRIAAFAAKQVISQRLRDIADDAVLGEFRGKEGDIVAGVVQQGPNPRMIHVDLGTIEAILPPEEQVPGEEYRHGSRLRVYVTSVSRGTKGPAITVSRTHPGLVRKLFALEVPEIAGGLVEIVSLARESGHRTKIAVKANDPSINAKGACIGELGRRVRAVTEELGGEKIDIVDFDPELAKFVANALSPAKVTSSFVIDASTKAVRALVPDYQLSLAIGKEGQNARLAAKLTGAKIDIQPDSVLEGD, encoded by the coding sequence GTGGATATCGATCTCGGCCTGCTGCGGTCGATCGAGCGGGAGAAGGAAATCCCCTTCGACGAACTGGTGCGGATCATCGAGCAGGCGATCCTGACCGCCTACGCCAAGCACACATCGTCCGTCGGCGAGCTGCCCTCGGGGGCGCGCGCCGAGGTGAACCGCAAGACGGGCCACGTCGCGGTCTTCCTGCCCGTCACGGACGAGGAGGGGGCGGTTGTCGGCGAGGAGGAGACCACTCCCGACGACTTCGGCCGCATCGCGGCCTTCGCCGCGAAGCAGGTCATCAGCCAGCGGCTGCGGGACATCGCCGACGACGCCGTGCTGGGCGAGTTCCGCGGCAAGGAGGGCGACATCGTCGCTGGCGTCGTGCAGCAGGGCCCGAATCCCCGCATGATCCACGTCGATCTGGGAACGATCGAGGCGATCCTTCCGCCCGAAGAGCAGGTTCCCGGCGAGGAGTACCGCCACGGATCGCGCCTTCGGGTCTACGTGACGAGCGTGTCCAGGGGGACCAAGGGGCCCGCGATCACTGTCTCGCGCACCCACCCCGGACTCGTGCGCAAGCTGTTCGCGCTGGAGGTGCCCGAGATCGCCGGTGGGCTGGTGGAGATCGTTTCGCTCGCTCGCGAGTCGGGCCACCGCACGAAGATCGCCGTGAAGGCCAACGACCCCTCGATCAACGCGAAGGGCGCCTGCATCGGCGAACTCGGCCGTCGCGTGCGCGCGGTGACGGAGGAACTCGGCGGCGAGAAGATCGACATCGTCGACTTCGATCCGGAACTGGCCAAGTTCGTCGCGAACGCGCTCTCGCCCGCGAAGGTGACCTCGAGCTTCGTGATCGACGCATCGACGAAGGCCGTGCGGGCGCTCGTTCCCGACTACCAGCTTTCGCTCGCGATCGGCAAGGAGGGCCAGAACGCGCGCCTCGCCGCGAAGCTGACGGGGGCCAAGATCGACATACAGCCCGACAGCGTCCTGGAAGGCGACTGA
- a CDS encoding YlxR family protein, which translates to MEPVRMCVGCRTRAPRTALLRVVAEDSTLVPDERAVRPGRGAWVHDTPECVAKAIQRRAFVRALRASSPLDTQTLEKRLNGYGNKVNGSK; encoded by the coding sequence ATGGAACCCGTACGAATGTGCGTCGGTTGCCGCACGCGTGCTCCCCGAACCGCCCTTCTTCGTGTTGTGGCGGAGGATTCGACCCTCGTCCCCGACGAGCGTGCGGTCCGGCCGGGACGAGGCGCGTGGGTCCACGACACTCCCGAGTGCGTGGCGAAAGCCATCCAGCGCAGGGCATTCGTACGAGCACTGCGCGCGTCGAGCCCGCTTGACACGCAGACCCTCGAGAAACGGCTGAACGGCTATGGAAACAAAGTGAACGGCTCGAAATGA
- the rbfA gene encoding 30S ribosome-binding factor RbfA has product MVDHARAARLADRIRVIIAERLDRGLRDPRLGFVTITDVRVTGDLQHASVFYTVLGTDEERASTGDALRSATGMLRSEVGRQLNVRLVPTLEFIADALPENAGHIEELLREARERDAAVAGIAATANFAGDADPYLPARDADSDDSEDDDA; this is encoded by the coding sequence ATGGTGGATCATGCACGGGCGGCACGGCTGGCCGATCGGATCCGGGTGATCATCGCGGAGCGGCTCGACCGCGGTCTGCGCGACCCCCGCCTGGGCTTCGTCACGATCACGGACGTGCGGGTGACGGGCGACCTGCAGCACGCGAGCGTCTTCTACACGGTGCTCGGCACGGACGAGGAGCGCGCGTCCACCGGTGACGCGCTGCGGTCGGCGACCGGCATGCTTCGCAGCGAGGTGGGTCGTCAGCTGAACGTCCGCCTCGTACCCACCCTGGAGTTCATCGCCGATGCCCTGCCGGAGAACGCCGGGCACATCGAGGAGCTGCTGCGCGAGGCGCGGGAGCGCGATGCGGCCGTCGCAGGGATCGCCGCGACGGCGAACTTCGCCGGCGACGCCGACCCCTATCTGCCGGCGCGCGACGCCGATTCCGACGACTCCGAGGACGACGACGCCTGA
- the infB gene encoding translation initiation factor IF-2 codes for MAAKPRVHEIASELGVDSKVALAKLKELGEFVKSPSSTIEPPVARKLRAALQADGSPQGASSAPAPARPAGRPGPARPAPARPSAPAATPAAPAAQAPVADAAPTPAPAAPAPAAPAASGPAPSETALSQAPSESGSSESAPSDSAPKPGGPRPGAPRPGNNPFASQQGMGQRPAGPRPGNNPFASQQGMGQRPTPGNIPRPQAPRPGAPRPGAPRPGGAGRPGGGGGRPGAPFQQRPGGPGRPGGGGPGAGGGGFAGRPGGGFAGRPGGGGGRGRGPGGGTAGAFGKGGGKSKQRKSRRAKRQEFEMRDAPSVGGVNVQRGNGQVIRMRRGASISDFADKIENITGYTVQPGTLVTILFNLGEMATATESLDEATFEVLGEELGYKIQMVSPEDEDKELLESFGLDLEAELEAENEEDLEIRPPVVTVMGHVDHGKTRLLDAIRNANVVAGEAGGITQHIGAYQVWTEHDGVERAVTFIDTPGHEAFTAMRARGAQVTDLAILVVAADDGIMPQTVEALNHAQAADVPIVVAVNKVDKPDANPSKVRQQLTEYGLVAEEYGGDVMFVDVSAIKGQGIQELLDAVLLTADAGLDLTANPNKAARGVAIEAKLDKGRGSVATVLIQSGTLRVGDAIVAGTAYGRVRAMMDENGEAVTEAAPSRPVQVQGLNSVPRAGDTFLVTEEDRLARQIAEKREAAERNAALAKARKRISLEDFTRALEEGKVESLNLIIKGDVSGAVEALEESLLKIEVDDSVQLRIIHRGVGAVTESDVNLATIDNAIIIGFNVRPDTKARERAAREGVDIRFYSVIYNAIDDVEQSLKGMLKPEFEEVQSGVAEIREVFRSSKFGNIAGVIVRSGTITRNAKARVIREGVVLADGLAIESLRRFKDDVTEVRTDYEAGIGLGKFNDIRVGDEIETTEMVEKPRG; via the coding sequence GTGGCTGCCAAACCACGCGTGCACGAGATCGCTTCAGAACTCGGCGTCGACAGCAAGGTCGCTCTGGCCAAGCTGAAGGAACTCGGCGAGTTCGTCAAGAGCCCGTCGTCCACCATCGAGCCCCCCGTGGCTCGCAAGCTCCGCGCTGCGCTGCAGGCCGACGGGTCGCCGCAGGGCGCGTCCTCGGCCCCGGCGCCCGCGCGCCCGGCCGGTCGCCCCGGCCCCGCTCGCCCGGCGCCCGCCCGCCCGAGCGCTCCCGCAGCGACCCCGGCCGCGCCCGCGGCTCAGGCGCCGGTGGCCGATGCCGCACCGACGCCGGCGCCCGCTGCGCCCGCCCCCGCGGCCCCCGCGGCATCCGGCCCCGCTCCCTCGGAGACCGCTCTATCCCAGGCTCCGTCCGAGTCGGGATCCTCGGAGTCCGCTCCGTCCGATTCGGCGCCCAAGCCGGGCGGACCCCGCCCCGGCGCGCCCCGGCCGGGCAACAACCCGTTCGCCTCGCAGCAGGGGATGGGGCAGCGTCCCGCGGGCCCCCGTCCGGGCAACAACCCGTTCGCCTCGCAGCAGGGGATGGGTCAGCGGCCCACGCCGGGGAACATCCCGCGGCCCCAGGCGCCGCGCCCGGGCGCCCCGCGCCCCGGTGCGCCGCGTCCCGGCGGGGCGGGTCGTCCCGGCGGTGGCGGCGGTCGTCCCGGCGCGCCGTTCCAGCAGCGTCCCGGCGGTCCCGGTCGTCCCGGCGGCGGCGGCCCCGGTGCCGGCGGCGGTGGCTTCGCGGGTCGTCCCGGCGGTGGTTTCGCGGGTCGTCCCGGTGGCGGTGGCGGACGCGGCCGCGGGCCCGGCGGTGGCACCGCCGGTGCCTTCGGCAAGGGAGGCGGCAAGTCCAAGCAGCGCAAGTCGCGCAGGGCGAAGCGTCAAGAGTTCGAGATGAGGGACGCGCCGTCGGTCGGCGGCGTCAACGTCCAGCGGGGCAACGGGCAGGTCATCCGCATGCGTCGCGGTGCGTCGATCTCCGACTTCGCGGACAAGATCGAGAACATCACGGGCTACACGGTGCAGCCCGGCACGCTCGTCACCATCCTGTTCAACCTGGGTGAGATGGCGACCGCGACGGAGTCGCTCGACGAGGCCACCTTCGAGGTCCTCGGCGAGGAGCTGGGCTACAAGATTCAGATGGTCTCGCCCGAGGACGAGGACAAGGAGCTCCTCGAGAGCTTCGGTCTCGACCTCGAGGCGGAGCTCGAGGCGGAGAACGAGGAGGATCTCGAGATCCGTCCCCCCGTCGTCACCGTCATGGGACACGTCGACCACGGAAAGACGCGTCTTCTCGACGCGATCCGCAACGCCAACGTGGTCGCGGGAGAGGCCGGCGGCATCACGCAGCACATCGGCGCCTACCAGGTGTGGACCGAGCACGACGGCGTCGAGCGCGCCGTCACGTTCATCGACACGCCGGGTCACGAGGCCTTCACGGCCATGCGTGCCCGAGGCGCGCAGGTCACCGACCTCGCGATCCTCGTGGTCGCGGCGGACGACGGCATCATGCCTCAGACCGTCGAGGCGCTCAACCACGCGCAGGCGGCCGACGTGCCGATCGTGGTCGCGGTCAACAAGGTCGACAAGCCCGACGCGAATCCCAGCAAGGTGCGCCAGCAGCTCACCGAGTACGGGCTCGTGGCGGAGGAGTACGGCGGCGACGTCATGTTCGTCGATGTCTCGGCCATAAAGGGCCAGGGCATCCAGGAGCTGCTCGACGCGGTGCTTCTGACGGCCGACGCGGGCCTGGACCTCACGGCCAACCCGAACAAGGCGGCCCGTGGTGTGGCGATCGAGGCCAAGCTCGACAAGGGCCGCGGCTCGGTCGCGACCGTGCTGATCCAGTCCGGAACCCTGCGTGTCGGCGACGCGATCGTGGCCGGCACGGCGTACGGCCGCGTGCGGGCCATGATGGACGAGAACGGCGAGGCCGTCACCGAGGCCGCTCCGTCGCGTCCGGTGCAGGTGCAGGGTCTGAACTCGGTGCCGCGCGCCGGTGACACCTTTCTCGTCACGGAGGAGGACCGTCTCGCGCGTCAGATCGCTGAGAAGCGCGAGGCCGCGGAGCGCAACGCCGCTCTCGCCAAGGCGCGCAAGCGGATCTCGCTGGAGGACTTCACCCGCGCTCTCGAAGAGGGCAAGGTCGAGTCGCTCAACCTCATCATCAAGGGCGACGTCTCGGGTGCCGTCGAGGCGCTCGAGGAGTCGCTGCTCAAGATCGAGGTCGACGACTCGGTTCAGCTGCGCATCATCCACCGCGGTGTCGGTGCGGTGACGGAGTCCGACGTGAACCTCGCGACGATCGACAACGCGATCATCATCGGGTTCAACGTCCGCCCCGACACGAAGGCGCGCGAGCGCGCCGCGCGCGAAGGCGTGGACATCCGCTTCTACTCGGTCATCTACAACGCGATCGACGACGTGGAGCAGTCGCTCAAGGGCATGCTCAAGCCGGAGTTCGAAGAGGTGCAGTCGGGTGTCGCCGAGATCCGCGAGGTGTTCCGTTCCTCGAAGTTCGGCAACATCGCCGGTGTCATCGTTCGCAGCGGAACCATCACGCGCAACGCGAAGGCGCGCGTCATCCGCGAGGGTGTCGTGCTCGCCGATGGCCTGGCCATCGAGTCGCTGCGTCGCTTCAAGGACGACGTCACCGAGGTGCGCACGGACTACGAGGCCGGTATCGGTCTCGGCAAATTCAACGACATCCGGGTCGGCGACGAGATCGAGACCACGGAGATGGTCGAGAAGCCTCGGGGCTGA
- a CDS encoding DUF1206 domain-containing protein has translation MDRAAPRRAAREAADTTWFRLLARAGYGASGLVHLLIGAIALIVAFGGDATPDQSGALRAIAGMPFGFAVLWTVAVALWALGAWKIVEGILVRGTPPLRRWMRRFGQWGQGVVFAAIGGIAAAVAMGARVSSEEATEAVSRGVLRIPGGAYVLAAAAVVVGAVGISFLVMGLRRSYRTQVRVPDGALGAAIDVLGVVGFVAKGVALAAVGVLLVIASIRGEAKTAGGLDGALTALLRLSLGPVVVGAIGAGLIAYGVFCFFRARYARL, from the coding sequence ATGGACCGCGCGGCGCCCCGGCGTGCCGCGCGCGAAGCGGCAGACACGACGTGGTTCCGACTGCTCGCCCGAGCGGGGTACGGCGCCAGCGGTCTCGTCCATCTCCTCATCGGCGCCATCGCCCTCATCGTCGCCTTCGGCGGCGACGCCACGCCAGACCAGTCCGGGGCGCTGCGTGCCATCGCGGGGATGCCGTTCGGTTTCGCGGTCCTGTGGACGGTCGCCGTGGCGCTGTGGGCGCTCGGGGCGTGGAAGATCGTGGAGGGGATCCTCGTACGGGGCACACCGCCACTGCGGCGGTGGATGCGACGCTTCGGCCAGTGGGGGCAGGGCGTCGTCTTCGCGGCCATCGGCGGGATCGCCGCGGCCGTGGCCATGGGCGCCCGTGTGAGCAGCGAGGAGGCGACCGAGGCGGTCAGCCGCGGCGTGCTCCGGATCCCGGGCGGTGCGTATGTCCTCGCTGCCGCGGCCGTCGTCGTCGGCGCCGTCGGGATCTCGTTCCTCGTGATGGGATTGCGGCGCAGCTATCGCACGCAGGTGCGGGTTCCCGACGGAGCCCTGGGCGCGGCCATCGACGTGCTCGGCGTCGTGGGGTTCGTCGCGAAGGGTGTCGCCCTCGCCGCCGTCGGAGTGCTCCTGGTCATCGCCTCGATCCGTGGGGAGGCCAAGACGGCGGGTGGGCTCGACGGGGCCCTCACCGCACTGCTGCGGCTCTCCCTGGGCCCCGTCGTCGTCGGCGCCATCGGTGCGGGACTCATCGCGTACGGCGTCTTCTGCTTCTTCCGGGCCAGGTACGCGCGCCTCTAG
- a CDS encoding A/G-specific adenine glycosylase, with amino-acid sequence MPAPLPPLVLNEWFRRSARDLPWRRPGFGAWGILVSEFMLQQTPVTRVIPRLEAWLRTWPSPAALAAATPADAVREWANLGYPRRAIWLHRAAGEIATRHAGRVPDDVEHLLALTGIGDYTARAVAVFAYGKREPVVDTNTRRVIARAVQGRSQPGPPSRGDLAAMAALLPEDDRESAVFNAAMMELGAVICTARAPRCGECPLLDACAWVGAGRPDTGDLRRKQARYEGSDRQARGAVLRALRAAPRHEARTEHVVPDWPDAAQRDRAIVSLVDDGLIEAFDDLIRLPGGGPQASSSSESSESASRAGR; translated from the coding sequence GTGCCTGCGCCGCTTCCGCCCCTCGTCCTCAACGAGTGGTTCCGGCGCAGCGCCCGCGACCTCCCCTGGCGACGACCCGGCTTCGGCGCCTGGGGAATCCTCGTCAGCGAATTCATGCTGCAGCAGACACCGGTGACGCGCGTCATCCCCCGCCTGGAGGCGTGGCTGCGCACCTGGCCCTCCCCCGCAGCACTCGCCGCCGCCACGCCGGCCGACGCCGTCCGGGAATGGGCGAACCTCGGCTATCCGCGACGCGCGATCTGGCTGCACCGCGCCGCGGGCGAGATCGCCACGCGACACGCAGGGCGGGTGCCCGACGACGTCGAGCATCTCCTGGCACTCACCGGCATCGGCGACTACACGGCGCGGGCGGTCGCCGTCTTCGCCTACGGCAAACGCGAGCCGGTGGTCGACACGAACACACGGCGGGTCATCGCGAGGGCCGTGCAGGGACGATCCCAGCCGGGGCCGCCGTCGCGAGGCGACCTCGCCGCGATGGCCGCGCTCCTGCCGGAAGACGACCGCGAGTCGGCCGTCTTCAACGCCGCGATGATGGAGCTCGGCGCCGTGATCTGCACGGCACGCGCTCCGCGATGCGGCGAATGCCCGCTCCTCGACGCATGCGCCTGGGTCGGTGCAGGCAGGCCCGACACGGGAGACCTGCGGAGGAAGCAGGCGCGCTACGAGGGCAGCGACCGGCAGGCGCGGGGGGCCGTCCTCCGCGCGCTGCGGGCGGCCCCGAGGCACGAGGCCAGGACCGAACACGTCGTCCCCGACTGGCCCGACGCGGCGCAGCGCGACCGAGCGATCGTCTCGCTCGTCGACGACGGACTCATCGAGGCCTTCGACGACCTCATCCGCCTTCCCGGCGGCGGACCTCAGGCGTCGTCGTCCTCGGAGTCGTCGGAATCGGCGTCGCGCGCCGGCAGATAG
- a CDS encoding uridine kinase has translation MRLPVTARTSVLRALRDEVRARCPRGRVVLAVDGVDGAGKTIFADGLAEAFAEEGTDVFRASIEGFHRPRAERPTRGEDSGRGRYEDSYDYSSFRRVLIDPFREGSRTAASIGFQLAAWDAVRDAPVEARWVTGPADAVLVVDGVFLHRPQLADIWDWSVWLDTPPDVASARMALRDGSDPDPDAPGNRYRRRGQESYMAEVDPRNRAAAVIDNTDPESPRRVLTGSA, from the coding sequence ATGCGCCTGCCCGTCACCGCCCGCACGAGTGTGCTGCGGGCGCTGCGCGACGAGGTGCGGGCCCGATGCCCGCGCGGCCGTGTCGTCCTGGCGGTCGACGGCGTCGACGGCGCCGGCAAGACGATCTTCGCCGACGGCTTGGCGGAGGCCTTCGCCGAGGAGGGGACGGACGTCTTCCGTGCATCGATCGAGGGCTTCCACCGCCCCCGGGCCGAGCGTCCGACCCGGGGAGAGGATTCGGGGCGGGGCCGATACGAGGACTCCTACGACTACAGCAGCTTCCGCCGGGTGCTGATCGACCCGTTCCGCGAGGGAAGCCGCACCGCGGCATCCATCGGCTTCCAGCTCGCGGCGTGGGATGCGGTGCGCGACGCGCCCGTAGAGGCGCGCTGGGTGACGGGGCCCGCGGATGCGGTGCTCGTCGTCGACGGCGTCTTCCTGCATCGCCCGCAGCTGGCGGACATCTGGGACTGGTCGGTCTGGCTCGATACGCCGCCCGATGTCGCCTCCGCGCGGATGGCCCTGCGGGACGGCTCCGATCCGGACCCCGACGCGCCGGGCAACCGCTACCGTCGCCGAGGTCAGGAGTCGTACATGGCAGAGGTCGATCCGCGCAACCGCGCCGCGGCGGTCATCGACAACACCGACCCCGAGTCCCCGCGCCGCGTCCTCACGGGGAGCGCCTGA
- the truB gene encoding tRNA pseudouridine(55) synthase TruB → MAPAAGVVLVDKAGGMTSHDVVARARRAFGTRKIGHAGTLDPMATGLLVLGVEAATRLLTFVVGLDKTYHATILLGVTTDSDDADGEVTGRADHSSLDAVSDAAIAAGVASLTGRISQVPSRVSAIKVAGRRAYDLARAGEDVVLEAREVTVSRFDAGAARRVPDGIELDVVVDCSSGTYIRALARDLGAALGVGGHLTALRRTRVGAFSVDDAVRVDALDSALPIDPATVGARVLGRLDVSAEEARDLRQGKRLAGASSRLGGGLRAAIDPAGLLVGVVEARGSDIKSVMNLPDPGRATSGTGEPG, encoded by the coding sequence ATGGCGCCGGCTGCCGGGGTGGTGCTGGTCGACAAGGCGGGCGGGATGACGAGCCACGACGTCGTCGCGCGGGCGCGCCGTGCCTTCGGCACCCGCAAGATCGGCCACGCCGGCACGCTCGATCCCATGGCGACGGGCCTCCTCGTGCTCGGGGTCGAAGCCGCGACCCGACTGCTCACCTTCGTCGTGGGCCTCGACAAGACCTACCACGCGACCATCCTGCTCGGCGTGACGACCGACAGCGACGACGCCGATGGCGAGGTCACCGGGCGCGCGGATCACTCGTCCCTGGACGCCGTCTCCGACGCGGCGATCGCCGCCGGGGTCGCGTCGCTCACGGGACGCATCTCCCAGGTGCCCAGCCGCGTGTCGGCGATCAAGGTGGCCGGACGGCGCGCCTACGACCTCGCTCGGGCCGGCGAGGACGTCGTGCTCGAGGCCCGCGAGGTCACGGTCTCCCGGTTCGATGCGGGTGCCGCACGGCGGGTTCCCGACGGCATCGAGCTGGACGTCGTCGTTGACTGCTCCAGCGGTACGTACATCCGCGCGCTCGCCCGTGACCTCGGCGCCGCCCTCGGGGTCGGCGGCCATCTGACGGCGCTGCGCCGGACCCGTGTCGGGGCCTTCTCGGTCGACGATGCCGTGCGGGTCGACGCTCTGGACTCGGCGCTCCCGATCGATCCCGCCACGGTCGGCGCCCGGGTGCTGGGCCGCCTGGACGTGTCCGCCGAGGAGGCGCGCGATCTGCGGCAGGGCAAGCGCCTGGCGGGCGCGTCGAGCCGCCTGGGGGGAGGCCTGCGGGCCGCGATCGATCCGGCCGGGTTGCTCGTCGGAGTGGTCGAGGCGCGCGGATCCGACATCAAGAGCGTCATGAACCTGCCCGATCCGGGGCGGGCGACGAGCGGGACGGGAGAGCCGGGATGA
- a CDS encoding lipase family protein: MNPPRARVVPLPRRGALRRLVERAPAWVGVVVGTALVLLGIFIVMRPLTSLWVLAVYVGVSAIASGVIELVSPRDIPRAWNTIASSVWIVGGAVILVFLGGSLDLLPDVIAILLVVAGLAAAGGVFRGRVSERVLAAASGAAQVAFGVLALAWPDVTLLVVAVVFGVRTVIFGASLALRAARRVRGRSERIGQGPSSRRARIWGDVARFGLSLVLLATAAGSWGVSTWLQEGAPVVDAFYDAPDEPPSAPGTLLRDDAYTGRIPPGAEVRRILYSTTDSFGRRALASGMVIYPADRPPRALPVVIWNHGTTGVARGCAPSLMDSYATRWAIPSVNEAIERGWAVVASDYTGQGAEGVFPYLIGEGEARSSLDAVRAADQIEGLWLGDEVAVWGHSQGGHAALWTTQLAPEYAPEFDVVGTVALSPAADPLALAQQLGRSQDQAMLSVLISWVLVPYADTYPDVDVDDYVAPGGRALVREMTQRCPTEPGVIVSVLAALGVSADRPLYDGDLTTGALGERLAQNAATGPWDSPVLIAWGEQDEVIPAALYEQFVAERCAEGAALQIRRLGGEDHTGVMLPGSPLLQSMITWTQARFEGIPVTADDCG, translated from the coding sequence ATGAACCCGCCACGCGCCCGTGTCGTGCCGCTGCCGCGGCGCGGTGCCCTGCGGCGGCTCGTGGAACGTGCGCCGGCGTGGGTGGGCGTCGTCGTCGGCACGGCGCTGGTGCTCCTCGGCATCTTCATCGTGATGAGACCGCTCACCTCGCTGTGGGTGCTCGCGGTCTACGTCGGGGTGAGTGCCATCGCGTCGGGGGTCATCGAGCTCGTCTCCCCGCGCGACATCCCCCGAGCATGGAACACGATCGCGTCGAGCGTGTGGATCGTGGGAGGCGCGGTCATCCTCGTCTTCCTCGGCGGCAGCCTCGATCTGCTGCCCGACGTGATCGCGATCCTGCTCGTCGTCGCGGGGCTCGCTGCCGCCGGGGGCGTGTTCCGCGGACGCGTCAGCGAACGGGTCCTCGCCGCCGCGTCGGGCGCCGCGCAGGTCGCGTTCGGAGTGCTCGCCCTGGCCTGGCCCGATGTGACGCTCCTCGTCGTCGCGGTGGTGTTCGGTGTGCGCACGGTCATCTTCGGAGCGTCGCTCGCCCTGCGCGCCGCCCGCCGGGTGCGCGGGCGGTCGGAGCGCATCGGACAGGGTCCGTCCTCGCGCCGCGCACGGATCTGGGGGGATGTCGCGCGCTTCGGCCTGTCCCTGGTTCTGCTGGCGACCGCGGCCGGGTCCTGGGGAGTGAGCACCTGGTTGCAGGAGGGTGCGCCGGTCGTCGACGCCTTCTACGATGCGCCCGACGAACCCCCGAGCGCGCCCGGAACGCTGCTGCGTGACGACGCCTACACGGGCCGCATTCCGCCGGGGGCGGAGGTCCGGCGCATCCTCTACTCCACGACGGACTCGTTCGGACGCCGTGCGCTCGCCAGCGGGATGGTGATCTATCCGGCCGACCGCCCGCCCCGGGCCCTGCCCGTCGTGATCTGGAATCACGGGACGACGGGGGTCGCGCGCGGGTGCGCGCCGAGCCTGATGGACAGCTACGCCACGCGATGGGCGATCCCGAGCGTCAACGAGGCGATCGAACGGGGATGGGCCGTCGTCGCCTCCGACTACACCGGGCAGGGCGCCGAGGGCGTCTTCCCCTACCTCATCGGCGAGGGCGAGGCCCGCTCCTCTCTGGACGCCGTGCGCGCCGCGGATCAGATCGAGGGCCTCTGGCTCGGCGACGAAGTCGCGGTGTGGGGGCACTCCCAGGGGGGACACGCCGCCCTGTGGACCACACAGCTGGCGCCGGAGTACGCGCCCGAGTTCGACGTCGTCGGCACGGTCGCGCTCTCACCCGCCGCGGATCCGCTCGCACTCGCGCAGCAGCTGGGACGCTCGCAGGATCAGGCGATGCTGTCGGTCCTGATCTCCTGGGTGCTCGTGCCGTACGCCGACACCTACCCCGATGTCGACGTCGACGACTACGTCGCGCCGGGCGGCCGCGCCCTGGTGCGGGAGATGACCCAGCGATGTCCGACGGAGCCCGGCGTGATCGTGTCGGTGCTCGCGGCGCTCGGGGTGTCCGCGGACCGGCCGCTCTACGACGGGGATCTCACGACGGGGGCGCTCGGGGAGCGGCTTGCCCAGAACGCCGCGACCGGTCCGTGGGACTCGCCCGTCCTGATCGCCTGGGGGGAACAGGACGAGGTCATCCCCGCGGCGCTGTACGAGCAGTTCGTCGCCGAGCGGTGCGCCGAGGGGGCGGCCCTCCAGATCCGCCGCCTGGGCGGCGAGGACCACACCGGCGTCATGCTCCCCGGATCGCCGCTGCTTCAGAGCATGATCACGTGGACGCAGGCGCGCTTCGAGGGCATCCCCGTCACGGCCGACGACTGCGGCTGA